GAATGCGCAGCTTCGAGCAAAACCGCGCGCTGAGAGGAGAGAAGCGATGCCAGACTCGCACCAGGATCACGGGCACGGATCGAGCCCACTCACCCACGGTGAGCATCACCACGAGTCAGCGCCCGCGCAGCATTCGGTGGACACACACGAAGGCCACCGCACCGGACACGCGCCGCACTCCCACCAGGCCGGCCACGACAACCACAGCGAACATGGCGGGCACGCCGACCAGTTTCGGAAGTTGTTCTGGATCAACCTCATCATTGGGATCCCGGTCGTGGTGTTCTCCCCGATGTTCGCGATGCTGCTGGATTACACGGTGCCGAGCTGGGCGACCTGGATCGCGCCGGTGCTCGGTACCGTGATGTACGCGTGGGGCGGCCGACCATTCCTCACCGGTGCCTGGAGCGAGGTCAAGGCCCGCAAGCCGGGGATGATGCTGTTAATCGCGCTCGCGATCACCGTCGCGTTCTTCGCGTCGTGGGCCGCCACCGTCGGCCTGGTCCACCATGAACTGGAGTTCTGGTGGGAACTGGCGCTGCTGATCGTCATCATGCTGCTGGGGCACTGGGTCGAAATGCGGTCGCTGGCGCAGACCACCTCCGCCCTCGATTCATTAGCCGCCTTGTTGCCCGATGTGGCCGAACGCGTCGACGGAGATGAAGTCGTCACTGTCGATCCCGCGGAACTCCGGGTAGGCGACATCGTGATCGTGCGCCCCGGCGGCAGCGTTCCTGCCGACGGCACGGTGATCGACGGCCGGGCCGACATGGACGAGTCCATGATCACCGGTGAGTCCCGAACGCTATCGCGCGGTGAAGGCGATGCCGTCACCGCCGGTACGGTCGCCACTGACTCGGGCCTACGAATAGCGATCACCGCAACTGGCGACGACACCGCGCTGGCAGGCATCAACCGGCTCGTCGCCGAGGCCCAGAACTCTTCCTCACGCGCGCAGCGCATCGCCGACCGGGCGGCGGCCTTGCTGTTCTGGTTCGCGCTGGTGGCCGCCGTGATTACCGCGATCATATGGACCGTCACCGGCGATCCGGACGCGGCCGTGGTGCGCACGATCACCGTGCTCGTCATCGCGTGTCCGCACGCGTTGGGTCTGGCGATTCCGTTGGTGGTCTCCATCGCGACCGAACGCGCCGCCCGCGGCGGTGTGCTCATCAAGGACCGCTTGGCTCTGGAGTCGATGCGTCGGATCGACGTCGTTCTGTTCGACAAGACCGGCACCCTGACCATGGGCGAACCCGCCGTCACCGACGCCGAAGCCGTGACCGGGTACGACGTCGACACCGTCCTGTCGCTCGCGGCCTCTGCCGAGGCTGACAGCGAGCATCCCCTCGCCAGAGCTATTTTGGCAGCGGCGGCCGAACGCGGCCTGCCACTGGAGAGGGGCACCAACTTCTCCTCCTCACCGGCCGTCGGCGTCACCGCCAGCGTTTCCGGTCACGAGATTCGGGTGGGCGGACCACGTCTGCTGGAGGAAGTCGGTCAGCTCGAAATCGCTGCCGCCGAGGCGTGGCGCCTCGAGGGCGCGATCATCCTGCACGTCGTGCGTGACGGCGTGGTGATCGGCGGGCTCAAGCTAGCGGACGAGGTACGCCCGGAGTCGCGTGAGGCGGTGCACGCGCTGCACCGTCTCGGCATCGAGGTCGTCATGATCACAGGGGACGCCGAGGCGGTCGCGAATGAGGTCGCTAAGAAGCTTGGCATCGATCGGGTCTTCGCCGGCGTGCGGCCCGAGGACAAGTCCGCAAAGGTTACTGCGTTGCAGGCCGAGGGTAAACGGGTCGCAATGGTCGGCGACGGCGTCAACGACGCCCCCGCGTTGGCCCAAGCCGACGTCGGCGTCGCGATCGGCGCCGGCACAGATGTCGCGATTGCTTCATCCGGCGTCATCCTCGCCAGTTCCGACCCGCGCAGCGTGCTGTCCATTGTCGAACTTTCCCGGGCCACCTACCGCAAGATGAAGCAGAACCTATGGTGGGCCGCCGGGTACAACCTCATCTCAGTGCCGCTTGCGGCCGGCGTACTCGCACCGATTGGGTTCGTCCTGCCGATGTCCGTCGGCGCCATCCTGATGTCGCTATCGACCGTTGTGGTCGCACTCAATGCCCAACTGCTGCGACGGATCGACCTCACTCCCGAATCCAGCACCCGTTCCGTCTCGGAACGGGTGGGCTAGCGCGCCGCGAGCACGTCCGCAGACAACACTCAAATGGCTACGTCAGGACGCTCGCCGCAAAGGCAACTCGCAACGGACCTCCGCTAGCGCGAGGACCGCCATGACCGCACCAAGTCGATGACGCCGGCGCCCGCGTACCCGGTCTCGTCGAAGCCCCGCTGAGACAGCACGACGACGGTGGCATCGATGTCCGGGAAACTGATCCAGCGGGTACCGAGCCCGCCGTCCCAGCCGTACGAGCCGTCGGCGTACGCCGCGACGCCGAAGCCCCACCCGGCGCCGTCGAGGATGTCGAATCCGGGCCACACCCGAGTCCGCTGCTCGTCGGTGAGGTGATTGCGCGTCATGTCCGCGACGGTCCGCGTGCTGAGGATCGGAGCACCACCGTGCAGCAGCGCCGACCCGAACGTCAGCATGTCATCAATCGAGGACACCAGTCCGGCGCCACCGTCCTGGAACTGTGGCGGCACGCTCCACTGGCCATCGGCCGCGTCGTACACCTGCAGTTCGCCGTCGTGGCGCAGGTATGACGTCGCTAGCCGGTTTGTGTCAGTGGTGTGGAAGGCGGTGTCGCTCATACCCAGCGGATCGAGTACCCGTTCTCGGAGGACGTCGAGCAACGTGGCGCCAACGGCTCGTGCGGCCAGCACACCGAGCACTTGGAATCCGCTGTGATACAGCCATCGCTCCCCCGGCTGGGTCATCAAAGGCAATTCGCCAAGGCGCGCGATCCAGGTATCGGCATCGGGCATCGCAGCTGGGTTGGGTGGGCCGAAAGTCTCCAAGTTACGTTCTGCCGCAGCATTGACGATCGGCCAAGGCGCGCCTCCGAAGAGCGCACCTTGTTGGCCGAAACCCCAGGTGAAGGTCAGCAGATCTCGTGTGGTGATCGCGCGTGTAGCGGGGACCGTGTCCGTGATCGACCCGCTCGGCTCGCGCAACACCTGCCTGTCGGCGAGTTCAGGCAAGAGCCGGTCGATCGGCTCGTCGAGGGCGAGGGTGTTCTCCTCGACTAACGCGAGTACGGCCGCGGCGGTAATCGGTTTGGTCATCGACGAGATCCGAAACAACGAATCTCGGCCGACTGGGCGCCCATCGGTACCCAGCGATCCGGCAGCGGCCACATAGCGCTCGCCGCGCATGAGCACACCGGCGGCGATTCCTGGCGCCTCGTCGCGCGCGACAGACTCGTCCACCAGCGCTTCGATGCGAGCTTGGATTGACATCATCACCCTCTCGACCCTCCTCCTCGGAGGGTATTGGCGCTCCGCTTCGGAGCATATTGCAGAGCGCCGACTATGACGCGCGTCGCATTTCCTGCCATAGTCGGTGCCAGCAGCCCCGACTGCGGGGCCTCGATCCGAAGGGAAGTTCACGTGTATCCAGGAGCGTACGTCGCAACAACTCCCGACAAACCGGCCCTGATCATGGCCGACACCGGTCGCACTTTGAGTTTCGCTGAGCTCGACGAACTGTCGATCCGACTCGCGAACGTGCTGCACGAGCAGGGATTACGGCGCGGCGATTCGTTGGCGTTGCTCTCCCCCAACGACCCGGTGTATTTCGTCGCGTACTGGGCGGCAATGCGCAGCGGTTTGATCATCACCGCCATCAACTACAACCTCAGCGCCGACGAAGCCGCCTATATCGTCAACGACTGCGGAGCTCGCGCGTTCATCGTGCACAGCGCCATGCCTGAACTCGCCGCACAACTGGTTGAGCTCACCGACAAGGTCGAGTTGCGACTATCGGCGGACGGCCCGCTGCCGCAGCACACCGAACTCGACGTCGCCTTGGCGGGGGCGTCGGCAGAGCCGCTGCCCGAGCAGCCGATCGGCGGACGCATGCTCTACTCGTCTGGTACGACGGGCCGCCCGAAGGGCATCAAGGCACCGCTCGGCGAGTATCAGATCGGTGAGGTACAGGAGCCGCTGACGACGTTCTTCGCCGCCGCTTATGGAATGGACTCGAACACCGTCTACCTCAGCCCCGCGCCGATGTATCACTCGGCGCCGTACGGCTTCACTACGATGACCCAATCGCTTGGCGGCACCGCGATCGTCATGTCGAAGTTCGATCCGCAGAACGCGCTGCAATTCATCGAGCGGTTCTCGGTGACGCACAGCCAGTGGGTCCCGACGATGTTCATCCGAATGCTGAAATTGCCAGACGACGTTCGCGCCAAGTACGACCTATCCAGCCACAGGGTGGCGATTCACGCCGCTGCCCCATGTCCGGTCGAGGTCAAGCAGCGGATGATCGAGTGGTGGGGTCCGATCCTGCACGAGTACTACGCGGCGACTGAAGCCGTCGGGGTAACGCTGATCGACTCACAGACGTGGCTGAGCAAGCCCGGCACGGTCGGCCAGTCGAAGCTCGGGCTGGTCCACATTTGCGATGACGAGGGTGACGAACTGCCGACCGGCGAGCGCGGCGTCATCTACTTCGAACGAGACGAGTTGCCCTTCAGCTATCACAATGCGCCGGAGAAGACGGCTGAGGCGACGAACCCGAAACACTCGAATTGGGGCACTACCGGCGATATCGGGTACCTCGATGAAGACGGCTTCTTGTTCTTGACCGATCGCAAGGCATTCATGATTATCTCCGGCGGCGTGAACATCTATCCGCAGGAGATCGAGAACGCGCTTGCCTTGCATCCGAAGGTGCTCGACATCGCCGTGATCGGGATTCCCGATGATGAGATGGGTGAGCAGGTGAAGGGCGTCGTCCAACCTGCTGAAGGCGTCCAGCCCGGACCCGAGTTAGAACGTGAACTGATCGACTTCCTGCGGGAGCGAATCGCGCATTTCAAGGTGCCGCGCAGCATCGATTTCGTGACCGAATTGCCACGCACCCCCACCGGAAAGCTGGTCAAGGGCAAGGTGCGCGAAAGGTACCTCGCCGATCAGGGCAAGTAAGCGGAGCAGAGCGAGTAAGTCCGTCGACCACCATCAACGGCCAAGCGTGCCGAGCGGCGCGAACTCCGACCAGTTCGCGTTGCTCGGTGCCGACGGTCGCCATTCGAGCGCAGCGAGATCCCGGCGGCACGCAGTAGGTATACCTCAGCAATATTGGCGATTAGACCTGTCCACCGGAAACCAAGCCGCTAGCCTCGGCGTCGTAGCCGCACTATCATCGCAATTCATACCGAAGGGCAGCATGCCATGATGGCGCGTCGCATTCTTTCCGTCATTCCGTTACTCCCGGCCGTCGTCGCGCTCATCGGCGTCACTGGCTGCTCGAATAACGACACCGGTGGCGCGGGCGGCGGCTCCGGAGATCAGCAACAACCGGTCGCTGATGAGGTTGACGCGTGCAGCTCGTTGAGTGCCGACACCATCGATCAGCTCGGGCTGAGCCAGGACGACGCGATCGAGCTCACCGATCCGGACGAGCCGGGTTGCGAGTGGAAAGGCATCAACGCTGCCGACGGTGCGGATGCCGACATTCTGTTCTGGGTGCTGGAGCCTGGAAGCCACACAGACTCAGTCGGCAGTGTCACGATCGCCGGGATCGAGGTGACGATCTGGCATATCGGCGATACGAGCGGGCGATACGTGGTCCCCTGCGGCGCCGATGAGCTCGTGCTGAATTACATCCAGAACCACGGACCGCTCACGCCGACCGAAGCGCTGGATCTCGCCGCCGCAGATCTGATTGATGCCTACGGCTGCGCCTAGTTCCCGCCAGTACTGAAGAACGCGCGCGTTGCGTCATCCGCCGGCAGGAACGTCTCCAGGTGAAGTCCCTCCAGCGCCACATCCCAGGCAGTACTCAACTGCGCCGCAACGCTGTACATGCGGAGGGTTTGACCGCCGACCTCGAGGTGCATGGCTAACACCGGTTCGCCGGTCGGTTCGGTCCGCGGGACCTCACCGCGCAGATCGGTGATCTCTCGCGCCAGTTCGCGGTGGCGCGGATCGCGTGATCGGGTGGCTCTGTTGAGCACCTGGTTATGCAGATGTGTCGCCCATTGGTCCAGATTCTGGATACGGCCAGCCAGACCCGCCGGGTGCACACTGAGCCGTACGACGTTCACCGGCGGTTCCAGCAACTCTGGCGCACATCCAATCAGAAGCGCGTCGACGGCGGCATTGGCGTCCACGAGCTCCCAATAGTCGTCTAGCAGCAGCGCGGGATAGGGCAGGTGGGCATCCAGCAGGTCGCGTAGTCCGGCCATGACCGCTGACAGCGAGGGATCATTGAGCGCGGTATCGGCGAACTTCGGCGCGTATCCAGCGGCGAGCAGCAATTGGTTGCGCTGCCGCAGCGGAACCTCGAGGTTCTCGGCGAGATGCAGAATCATCTTCGGCGTCGGATGCGCCTTACCGGTCTCGACCCGGCTCAGATGGCGGGTCGAGACCGTCGTCAGGTTCGACAGATCCTGCTGACTCAGACGGCGACGCTCGCGCCATTCGCGAAGCATCATTCCAATATCCGGTGCTACGGCAGTTGCGCTCATACCCCAACCCTAGGCACCCGGTGGCGCCGTCAACATGACCTGGTAGGTCATGGATTCGACGCGCCTTCGCCCACACAGTGGATGTCGTCAGCGATGAACAACCTTCGAACGGAGCACACCATGACCACCACTGTCGATGCATACCTCGCGAGCTGGAACGCGACCGGAGACGCACGTACCCAGCTGATTGCGCAACATTTCGCGCCCGGCGTTACCTACACCGACCCGATGGCCGAAGTCGCCGGGCACGACGGTCTCGACGCACTCATTGGCGCAGTTCAGGAGCAGTTCCCGGGATTCGTGTTCAGCCCGGTAGGCGAGGCCGACGCGCACCATCGGCAGCTGCGATTCAACTGGGGACTGGGCCCCGCCGGGGAGGAGCCCGTAGTCGTCGGCTTTGACGTCGTGGTGGTCGATGAGGACGGTCGGATTCGCGACGTCCGCGGCTTCCTGGACAAAGTCCCTGCCTGAAGCTTTGAGACCAGCGGCGACATCACCGGTGATGTCGCCGCTGTTCGCGTCTGGTAATTCGGCGATCGCGCACCATAATCGTTTCAACGGGCTGACCTAGGAGGCCGCGGTGCGCGACGAAACGGCAAATCCCCTGCTGGCTGCGGCCTTCGACGCGATTGATGCGCAGATCGAAGTCGACGCCGACCTGCAGCTGATTCTGGATCAGACCGCCGGCATCCTCGGCTGCCGACTCGGCGTATGCGGGCCGGACGACGAACGCACTGCCGGCGGACCGAGCCGGGGTTCCCCGGCCGCCGCCGGGCGTACGACGCACGCGGTCCCCGGCGTCGGCGAGGTCTGGCTTGAGAATGCCGCAGGCCTGTCCGAGCGGGATGCTCGCCGAGTCGCACAGCGCCTCGGGATCGCCGCTAAGTTCGATCGACTCCGCCGCCGCAGTGCTGGGGAGTTACCGCTGATGAGCGTCGTCGACGAATCGCTATCGACGGAGATCCGCGGCTCCGTTCTGCGCCGTCTCGGCATGGAGCCCTCCAGCCTGGTCACGGTGTTCGCGCTGGTTGCGTGCCACGAGGACGCAGCGGTGTTCGTCGCGCAGCTACGCACTCGCGCCACCAAAGTGCTGCACGCCGAGGATCGACAGTTCCATCTCGTCATGGCTACCGACCTCACCGACTACGGCGCGATTGGCGTACCGGTGGGATCTCGGGCTGCCCACTCCGGCCCGGCGCACGCGATCAATGCACCCGCCGCGTGGCGGCAGGCGAAAATCGGGTTACGGTTCTGCCGACCGAGTCGCCATCCTTGCGGGCCCTATGCGCTGGAGGAAGCAACGTTGGTGGACGCCGATCAACTCGGCGGGTACGCCTTGTTCGCCGAAGTCGCGACACCTCAGCAGATACGGGAAGTCGAGGACGTACGGCGATTGAACCGCTTCGTCGACGAAACCGACGACGACGTACTGATTTGCCTGGAAGCCGTAGCGGCTACCGATTCCATTCGTAAGGCCGCACGCCACCTGCATCTGCACCACAACTCGGTGACCGACCGCATCCGCCGCGCCGAGCGCTACCTTGGCTATCGCTTCACCGCGCCGTACGGCCGGACGCGGCTTTTTCTCACGCTGGTGATGCGCAGGCTGCTGGAATCGGCAGACCTCGTCGAGGCCAGTAGCCAGTTGGCTACCAACCCCAGCCATTTGAACAGTGACCCTCATCACGGCCTGAGCGAGTCTGGAGGAAGTCACGGCGCGTGACTGGCACCACAGCCGACAGAGGGATGGGCGAACCATGGCCACGGGAGACACTACAGACCACGACGTCATCGTGATTGGGGCCGGTTTCGCCGGCATGTACCTACTGCACCGTCTGCGCGACGAGCAAGGACTCCGCGTCCAGGTCTACGAGCGCGGCAGCGGCGTCGGCGGCACCTGGTACTGGAACCGCTACCCCGGGGCACGCTGCGACGTCGAGTCGAAGTACTACTCCTACTCATTCGACTCCGAGTTGGAGCAAGAATGGGAATGGACCGAGCGCTTCCCCGCACAACCCGAACTACTCACCTACGCAAACCACGTCGCCGATCGATTCGACCTACGCAAGAACATCCAGTTCGATACTTCGGTCGAATCCGCCGTATTCGACGACGCAACGAACACGTGGTCGGTGACCCTGGCGGACGGAACCACCGCCACCGCGACCTACCTGGTCACTGCCGTCGGCTGCCTGTCGGCCTCGCAGATCCCACCGTTCGACGGAATCGACTCCTTCTCCGGTCCGACCTACCACACCGGTCGCTGGCCGCATGAGGGCGTGGATTTCAGTGGCAAGCGGGTGGGCATCATCGGCACCGGATCCTCCGGCATCCAGGCTATTCCGGTCATCGCCGAACAGGCTGCCCACCTCACCGTCTTCCAGCGCACCGCTAACTTCTCGCTCCCCTCGCGCAACCGACCGCTGAAGCCCGGCGAGCAGGATGAATTCAAGGCCGACTACCCGAGCATTCGCGCGGCGCAGCGCATGGCCAGGGGCGGACAACCGGTGGCCGATCCGATCGGTAACGCACGCGAGATTGACCCAGCGACCCGCGCCAAGACGATGGATGATGCATGGGCAGCGGGCGCCGTCGCATTCATGGGCGTATTCGCCGACACGATGCTCGATGAGGACGCCAATAAGGTCTCGGCAGAGTACGTGCACGACCGGATCCACGACATCGTCGAGGACCCAGACACCGCGGACCTGCTGTGTGCGAAGACCCACCCGATCGGCACCAAACGGATTTGCCTGGATACCAACTATTTCCAGACCTACAACCGGGACAACGTCAAGTTGGTAGGCATCGCCGATACGCCGATCGAACGGATCACCGAGAAGGGGGTTCAGGTCAACGGAACCGAGTACGAGTTTGACGCGATCGTGTTTGCCACCGGCTTCGACGCGATGACCGGCCCGCTCAACCAGATCGACATCCAGGGCGTCGACGGGATCAAGTTGAAGGACGAGTGGGCCGCCGGGCCGCGCACCTATCTGGGTATCGCGTCTGCCGGCTTCCCGAACATGTTCATGGTGACGGCACCGGGTAGCCCGTCCGTGCTGACGAACATGATTCCGACGATCGAGCAGCACGTCGACTGGATTACCGACTCAATTCAGTACAACCGCGAGCACGGAATTGCCCGTATCGAGGCGAAGCGTGACGAGCAGGATCAGTGGGTCCAGCACGTCAACGAGGTAGCGCACACGACGCTGTATCCAAAGGCGGCGTCCTGGTACATGGGTGCGAACATTCCCGGAAAGCCGCGAGTGTTCATGCCGTACATCGGCGGGCTCAACGTGTACCGGGACATCTGTGACGACGTCGCAGCAGATGGATACCGCGGATTCACCCTGAGCCCGGCCGCCTGAGTGCGCGCTGGTACACACGCGGAGGCGCTCGGCCTCCGCGTGTGTCAGCACGCTCCCATGAATTCCTAGCCTTGAAGGAAAGTGAGCAACGTGAGCACTACTGACCAGCCGACGTCCACACGTCACCTCGTCGATCCCGAGACCCTGCCTGTCCTTGATGCATTCCCACCGTTGAGCCTCTCGGCTGAGTCTCTGGCGTCGGTTCGCGAGATGATGGGCGCTCCGGTTCCAGACGCACCTGACCCGGCGGCGCTCTTCCCGGACGTCACTGTCAGCGAGAAGCACATCCCCGGCGTAGACGGCGATCCGGACGTGCGCATCTTGCATTATGACCCCAAGTCGCGCACGACGCCGACGGCCGCCCTGGTATGGATTCACGGTGGCGGTTATGTCATCGGAACCGCAGATTCCGACGAGATGCTATGTCGGCGGATCGCGACCGAGACGGGGGCTGTCGTCGTCTCGGTGGATTACCGTCTCGCCCCGGAAACAGTCGCACCGGGGTTGGTCCACGACTGCTATGCCGCCCTGGCATGGGTCCATCGGAACGCCGATGAATTGGGCGTCGATCCCGCCCAGGTCGCAGTGGGCGGCGCGAGCGCCGGTGGCGGCCTGGCTGCCACGTTGTCGATCTTGGCTCGCGATAAGGGCGAGTATCCGGTCGCGTTCCAGTTCCTGATTTACCCCATGCTCGACGATCGCACCTCAAGCAGCGTGCCCGCGCACGCGTACGCGGGTGAGTACATCTGGACACCGAGCGACAACCGATTCGGCTGGGCGTCGATTCTGGGACACGAGCCCGGCGGGGACGGCGTATCTGCGCACACCGCCGCGGCCCGGGTGGAGTCAGTCGAGGGCCTGCCTCCCGCGTTCATCGCGGTCGGCGCCCTCGATCTGTTCCTAGAAGAGGATCTCGCGTATGCGACACGGCTGATCCGGGCGGGCATCCCCACGGAATTGCATGTGTATCCAGGTGGATGGCACGCGTTCGACATGGTCGCCGATTCGCGGATCGGGCAGGCGTACGCTCGCGACTTCATGGCTGCGTTGAACCGACAGTTCAACGGTTAGGCCTCGGTCGCCCGGTCGATACCCAACGTCGCGATGAGGTCTTCGTGCAATTCGAACCAGACGCGATGACACGAGTCGATATTTGTTCCGTCAACCCAACGCAGCCCGCCGGCCATCGCTTTGGCCAGCGCGGCATCGAAACGGAGGTCGTAGCCGGAAAATCTCGGTAGTGCGTCGACGAGCCGCCCGATGAGCACCCGAAGTTCTGCGCTGAGTTCTCCTAGCTCATAAAGAATTCCCGTGTCACGCGCGATGTCCACGTGCACATTCGGCGCCAGCGGATCGTCGTGCGTCGGGGCGAGTTGCCAGTCCGACACCGCACGCACCAGACGGCCGTTCAATGGCAGGAAATCTCGATACGCGGACGCGACCGCTGCGGTTGCTCCAGCCTGATTCCGTTCCGCGGCAAGCCTGCGTTCATTCTCGGCCCGTCCCGCAGTGGTCAACGACCATCCATCGAGATCGGCGAACGCGGAGCGTTGAACCCACCCGACGTTCTCGGCAGCGTCAAGCGCAGCAATCGCCACGTCAACATCGACCGCTGCTCGTTCGGCAGTGGCAGCGGCATCCGCGAACCCGAGCAGCCGCACTGCATGTAGGACCTCCACGCCGGCAGTCGTCACCTCTCCTCCTGGCGTGCGGTGAGGCGTGCGACGTATTGCTGGCACGCCTGCGGCGAGCGAAACCCCATCGCGTCGGCGATCTGGCTCCAGGTCAGACCCGCACTGCGCGCGATGAACAGCAGTCCTGCCTCCGCTCCATCGACCTCGGCGCGTGCAGCCGGCAACAGTGTCAGCGTTGCCAACACATCATCCGGCGATAGGTCCCCCGCGCGCCACAGCGCAAATTGGGTCAGGTCGACGGCAGTGAGCGGTGCTGGCGCAGGTCGCCACGGACGCGCCTCAAGCTCATCGGCGCCGAGTGATTCCAGACGATTCCGCGCCGCGAACTCTCGCTCGGCCCGTTCTCTGTCCGCATTGCCGT
The sequence above is a segment of the Cumulibacter soli genome. Coding sequences within it:
- a CDS encoding heavy metal translocating P-type ATPase is translated as MPDSHQDHGHGSSPLTHGEHHHESAPAQHSVDTHEGHRTGHAPHSHQAGHDNHSEHGGHADQFRKLFWINLIIGIPVVVFSPMFAMLLDYTVPSWATWIAPVLGTVMYAWGGRPFLTGAWSEVKARKPGMMLLIALAITVAFFASWAATVGLVHHELEFWWELALLIVIMLLGHWVEMRSLAQTTSALDSLAALLPDVAERVDGDEVVTVDPAELRVGDIVIVRPGGSVPADGTVIDGRADMDESMITGESRTLSRGEGDAVTAGTVATDSGLRIAITATGDDTALAGINRLVAEAQNSSSRAQRIADRAAALLFWFALVAAVITAIIWTVTGDPDAAVVRTITVLVIACPHALGLAIPLVVSIATERAARGGVLIKDRLALESMRRIDVVLFDKTGTLTMGEPAVTDAEAVTGYDVDTVLSLAASAEADSEHPLARAILAAAAERGLPLERGTNFSSSPAVGVTASVSGHEIRVGGPRLLEEVGQLEIAAAEAWRLEGAIILHVVRDGVVIGGLKLADEVRPESREAVHALHRLGIEVVMITGDAEAVANEVAKKLGIDRVFAGVRPEDKSAKVTALQAEGKRVAMVGDGVNDAPALAQADVGVAIGAGTDVAIASSGVILASSDPRSVLSIVELSRATYRKMKQNLWWAAGYNLISVPLAAGVLAPIGFVLPMSVGAILMSLSTVVVALNAQLLRRIDLTPESSTRSVSERVG
- a CDS encoding serine hydrolase domain-containing protein, with the translated sequence MMSIQARIEALVDESVARDEAPGIAAGVLMRGERYVAAAGSLGTDGRPVGRDSLFRISSMTKPITAAAVLALVEENTLALDEPIDRLLPELADRQVLREPSGSITDTVPATRAITTRDLLTFTWGFGQQGALFGGAPWPIVNAAAERNLETFGPPNPAAMPDADTWIARLGELPLMTQPGERWLYHSGFQVLGVLAARAVGATLLDVLRERVLDPLGMSDTAFHTTDTNRLATSYLRHDGELQVYDAADGQWSVPPQFQDGGAGLVSSIDDMLTFGSALLHGGAPILSTRTVADMTRNHLTDEQRTRVWPGFDILDGAGWGFGVAAYADGSYGWDGGLGTRWISFPDIDATVVVLSQRGFDETGYAGAGVIDLVRSWRSSR
- a CDS encoding acyl-CoA synthetase; its protein translation is MYPGAYVATTPDKPALIMADTGRTLSFAELDELSIRLANVLHEQGLRRGDSLALLSPNDPVYFVAYWAAMRSGLIITAINYNLSADEAAYIVNDCGARAFIVHSAMPELAAQLVELTDKVELRLSADGPLPQHTELDVALAGASAEPLPEQPIGGRMLYSSGTTGRPKGIKAPLGEYQIGEVQEPLTTFFAAAYGMDSNTVYLSPAPMYHSAPYGFTTMTQSLGGTAIVMSKFDPQNALQFIERFSVTHSQWVPTMFIRMLKLPDDVRAKYDLSSHRVAIHAAAPCPVEVKQRMIEWWGPILHEYYAATEAVGVTLIDSQTWLSKPGTVGQSKLGLVHICDDEGDELPTGERGVIYFERDELPFSYHNAPEKTAEATNPKHSNWGTTGDIGYLDEDGFLFLTDRKAFMIISGGVNIYPQEIENALALHPKVLDIAVIGIPDDEMGEQVKGVVQPAEGVQPGPELERELIDFLRERIAHFKVPRSIDFVTELPRTPTGKLVKGKVRERYLADQGK
- a CDS encoding helix-turn-helix domain-containing protein gives rise to the protein MSATAVAPDIGMMLREWRERRRLSQQDLSNLTTVSTRHLSRVETGKAHPTPKMILHLAENLEVPLRQRNQLLLAAGYAPKFADTALNDPSLSAVMAGLRDLLDAHLPYPALLLDDYWELVDANAAVDALLIGCAPELLEPPVNVVRLSVHPAGLAGRIQNLDQWATHLHNQVLNRATRSRDPRHRELAREITDLRGEVPRTEPTGEPVLAMHLEVGGQTLRMYSVAAQLSTAWDVALEGLHLETFLPADDATRAFFSTGGN
- a CDS encoding nuclear transport factor 2 family protein, which produces MTTTVDAYLASWNATGDARTQLIAQHFAPGVTYTDPMAEVAGHDGLDALIGAVQEQFPGFVFSPVGEADAHHRQLRFNWGLGPAGEEPVVVGFDVVVVDEDGRIRDVRGFLDKVPA
- a CDS encoding helix-turn-helix domain-containing protein is translated as MRDETANPLLAAAFDAIDAQIEVDADLQLILDQTAGILGCRLGVCGPDDERTAGGPSRGSPAAAGRTTHAVPGVGEVWLENAAGLSERDARRVAQRLGIAAKFDRLRRRSAGELPLMSVVDESLSTEIRGSVLRRLGMEPSSLVTVFALVACHEDAAVFVAQLRTRATKVLHAEDRQFHLVMATDLTDYGAIGVPVGSRAAHSGPAHAINAPAAWRQAKIGLRFCRPSRHPCGPYALEEATLVDADQLGGYALFAEVATPQQIREVEDVRRLNRFVDETDDDVLICLEAVAATDSIRKAARHLHLHHNSVTDRIRRAERYLGYRFTAPYGRTRLFLTLVMRRLLESADLVEASSQLATNPSHLNSDPHHGLSESGGSHGA
- a CDS encoding flavin-containing monooxygenase encodes the protein MATGDTTDHDVIVIGAGFAGMYLLHRLRDEQGLRVQVYERGSGVGGTWYWNRYPGARCDVESKYYSYSFDSELEQEWEWTERFPAQPELLTYANHVADRFDLRKNIQFDTSVESAVFDDATNTWSVTLADGTTATATYLVTAVGCLSASQIPPFDGIDSFSGPTYHTGRWPHEGVDFSGKRVGIIGTGSSGIQAIPVIAEQAAHLTVFQRTANFSLPSRNRPLKPGEQDEFKADYPSIRAAQRMARGGQPVADPIGNAREIDPATRAKTMDDAWAAGAVAFMGVFADTMLDEDANKVSAEYVHDRIHDIVEDPDTADLLCAKTHPIGTKRICLDTNYFQTYNRDNVKLVGIADTPIERITEKGVQVNGTEYEFDAIVFATGFDAMTGPLNQIDIQGVDGIKLKDEWAAGPRTYLGIASAGFPNMFMVTAPGSPSVLTNMIPTIEQHVDWITDSIQYNREHGIARIEAKRDEQDQWVQHVNEVAHTTLYPKAASWYMGANIPGKPRVFMPYIGGLNVYRDICDDVAADGYRGFTLSPAA
- a CDS encoding alpha/beta hydrolase, with translation MSTTDQPTSTRHLVDPETLPVLDAFPPLSLSAESLASVREMMGAPVPDAPDPAALFPDVTVSEKHIPGVDGDPDVRILHYDPKSRTTPTAALVWIHGGGYVIGTADSDEMLCRRIATETGAVVVSVDYRLAPETVAPGLVHDCYAALAWVHRNADELGVDPAQVAVGGASAGGGLAATLSILARDKGEYPVAFQFLIYPMLDDRTSSSVPAHAYAGEYIWTPSDNRFGWASILGHEPGGDGVSAHTAAARVESVEGLPPAFIAVGALDLFLEEDLAYATRLIRAGIPTELHVYPGGWHAFDMVADSRIGQAYARDFMAALNRQFNG